From a single Corynebacterium kroppenstedtii DSM 44385 genomic region:
- a CDS encoding recombination mediator RecR: MFEGPLQDLIDEFSRLPGIGPKSAQRIAFHLLHTDPDDIDRLRAALTSVRDGITFCRICGNISRNDVCRICADPNRDATTICVIEEPKDIEVIEATGEYQGRYHVLGGALDPLANVGPKDLSITQLLQRIAGVLPDRETADSTPDEPRYEDAPTIKEVIIATDPNTEGEATSSYLARLLKDFPDLTTSRLASGMPIGGDLEYVDELTLSRALAGRLPL; the protein is encoded by the coding sequence TTGTTCGAAGGACCACTCCAAGACCTCATCGATGAGTTCTCACGCCTACCCGGAATCGGCCCCAAAAGCGCCCAACGCATAGCGTTTCACCTGCTTCACACCGACCCCGACGACATCGACCGACTCCGGGCAGCGCTCACCTCCGTCCGCGACGGCATCACCTTCTGCCGCATCTGCGGAAACATCTCCCGCAACGACGTCTGCCGCATCTGCGCCGACCCCAACCGCGACGCCACCACCATCTGCGTCATCGAAGAACCCAAAGACATCGAAGTCATCGAGGCCACCGGCGAATACCAAGGGCGCTACCACGTCCTCGGCGGCGCGCTCGACCCCCTCGCCAACGTCGGACCCAAAGACCTCTCCATCACGCAGCTCCTCCAGCGCATCGCCGGAGTACTCCCCGACCGGGAAACCGCCGACTCCACACCCGACGAACCACGCTACGAAGACGCCCCCACCATCAAAGAAGTCATCATCGCCACCGACCCCAACACCGAAGGCGAAGCGACCAGTTCCTACCTCGCGCGGCTCCTCAAAGACTTCCCCGACCTCACCACCTCACGGCTCGCGTCCGGCATGCCCATCGGTGGAGACCTCGAATACGTCGACGAACTCACGCTCTCACGTGCACTCGCCGGACGGCTCCCGCTCTAG
- a CDS encoding YbaB/EbfC family nucleoid-associated protein yields MAEPDFNEIMAQAQQMQEELQRVQGEIAQSEISGSAGNGLVKVTMKGTGEVTNVTIDKSVVDPDDVDTLQDLVLGALQDANTALQSYAQEKMGPFSQALG; encoded by the coding sequence ATGGCAGAGCCCGACTTCAACGAAATCATGGCCCAAGCACAGCAAATGCAGGAAGAACTGCAGCGCGTGCAAGGTGAAATCGCGCAATCCGAAATCAGCGGCAGCGCAGGCAACGGCCTGGTCAAGGTCACCATGAAGGGTACCGGCGAGGTCACCAACGTCACCATCGACAAGTCCGTCGTCGACCCCGATGATGTCGACACTCTCCAAGACCTCGTCCTCGGAGCGCTCCAGGACGCCAACACCGCGTTACAGTCGTACGCGCAGGAAAAGATGGGCCCGTTCTCGCAGGCACTCGGCTAA
- a CDS encoding DoxX family protein, translating into MSSDKARWGLTTLYTVAGFGHFVTPKPFEEIVPTYAPGTARFWNYLSGAGELGTAALLAAPNNKANKYGGLISAALLLAVWPGNFESVRQRLDRPWTEQIGWIARLPLQLPMIHASWKIWKGTTD; encoded by the coding sequence ATGTCTTCTGATAAAGCCCGCTGGGGCCTCACCACCCTGTACACCGTCGCCGGATTCGGACACTTCGTCACACCCAAACCCTTCGAAGAGATCGTCCCCACCTACGCCCCCGGCACGGCACGGTTTTGGAACTACCTGTCCGGCGCGGGCGAACTCGGCACTGCCGCACTCCTCGCCGCACCCAATAACAAAGCTAACAAATACGGTGGCCTCATTTCCGCAGCTCTGCTCCTCGCCGTGTGGCCGGGCAATTTCGAGTCCGTCCGCCAACGCCTCGACCGGCCGTGGACGGAGCAGATCGGTTGGATAGCGCGCCTCCCGCTGCAACTTCCCATGATCCACGCGTCGTGGAAGATCTGGAAAGGAACAACGGACTGA